A window of Plasmodium gaboni strain SY75 chromosome Unknown, whole genome shotgun sequence contains these coding sequences:
- a CDS encoding exported protein (hyp10), translating to MYCNYFKLSLFSILLCILIITHKFSHDQIFHNKINTVDIINATPRILLAEPEETDIFKNNLGENSLTYPKKNKLDENDMKYPKTSSVSISNEEIQQEQDNQTEQVEFGNENNNKSDLQKSKNKLHSQDIYTRILLICGFPWSPIVFLIYYLHKKNKKNKQNKKNKQNKKNIHEDHVSISEKNIDAISVY from the exons atgtattgtaattattttaaattatcttTGTTTTCTATTCTACTGtgtatattaataattacaCATAAG TTTTCCCATGATcaaatatttcataataaaataaatacggttgatataataaatgcAACACCTAGGATACTACTAGCCGAACCAGAAGAAAcagatatatttaaaaataatttagGAGAAAATTCACTCACATAcccaaaaaaaaataaattagaCGAAAATGATATGAAATATCCTAAAACATCATCTGTATCTATATCGAATGAAGAAATTCAACAAGAACAAGATAATCAAACAGAACAGGTAGAATTTGgaaatgaaaataataataaatcaGATTTACAGAAATCGAAAAACAAATTACATTCTCAAGACATTTATACAAGAATTTTATTGATATGTGGATTTCCATGGTCTCCAATTgtttttcttatatattacttacacaaaaaaaataaaaaaaataaacaaaataaaaaaaataaacaaaataaaaaaaatatccATGAAGATCATGTCAGCATATctgaaaaaaatatagatgCCATTTCtgtatattaa